From a single Pelodiscus sinensis isolate JC-2024 chromosome 4, ASM4963464v1, whole genome shotgun sequence genomic region:
- the CDCA4 gene encoding cell division cycle-associated protein 4 encodes MGEEEGLHQTQLLDTMFVRGLKRKCFDGEEDIEGTLAGFKAIPSYNLQRQSLLDMSLVKLQLCHMLVEPNLCRSVLIANTVRQIQEEMTQDGTWQMINTQSAGQTSLDRLVSTDILCRSSKEQAEGKLVPVYSTFTKDYEEPHSQDHSEIMPTVTSAQAPRNLPNNMWEMENPQENRGNFQKSLDQIFETLENKNPNTVEDLFSEVDNSYYDLDTVLTGMMSNTKMGHCDVLETFPSQTSTNSNSNCKSDLNELEHIVEILVES; translated from the exons atgggagaagaggaaggatTACATCAAACGCAGTTACTG GACACAATGTTTGTGCGAGGATTGAAGAGAAAATGTTTTGATGGCGAAGAAGATATTGAGGGAACTCTGGCTGGTTTTAAAGCTATCCCTTCATATAACCTTCAGCGGCAGTCACTTTTAGATATGTCTTTGGTGAAACTTCAACTATGCCACATGCTTGTTGAGCCTAATCTTTGTCGTTCGGTACTTATAGCCAATACGGTACGGCAAATTCAAGAGGAAATGACCCAGGATGGGACTTGGCAGATGATAAATACACAAAGTGCAGGACAGACTTCTCTAGATCGTCTGGTTTCAACAGATATCCTTTGCCGTTCATCCAAGGAACAAGCTGAAGGAAAGCTTGTTCCAGTCTATAGTACGTTCACTAAAGACTATGAGGAGCCTCATTCACAAGATCATTCAGAAATTATGCCAACAGTTACTTCAGCACAAGCTCCAAGAAACCTGCCAAATAATATGTGGGAAATGGAGAATCCACAAGAAAATAGAGGAAACTTTCAAAAGTCATTAGATCAAATATTTGAGACATTAGAGAATAAAAATCCTAATACGGTTGAAGATCTCTTTTCAGAAGTTGACAATTCTTATTATGACCTTGATACAGTGTTAACAGGAATGATGAGCAACACAAAAATGGGACACTGTGATGTACTTGAAACATTTCCTTCTCAGACATCCACAAATTCTAATTCTAACTGTAAATCTGATCTTAATGAGCTTGAGCATATTGTGGAGATCCTTGTTGAATCTTGA